From Salvia splendens isolate huo1 chromosome 3, SspV2, whole genome shotgun sequence, a single genomic window includes:
- the LOC121796416 gene encoding major strawberry allergen Fra a 1-2-like isoform X1 codes for MAPITVDQEISCSLPPQKLFKAFVVDADKLMPKVIPNFFKSFETIEGDGGVGSVTLVTFAEGSDMKPAKHKIVELDEENHVFKYNLIEGGILGEDLESVSYILKFDKGGDGGCVIKIASTCHPKKDDHDHGIKEIIEKGKETNSKVLLRHDPYRRSYYGSVSHRLCIALFTVH; via the exons ATGGCACCAATTACGGTTGATCAAGAAATCAGCTGCTCACTCCCACCACAAAAATTGTTTAAAGCTTTTGTGGTTGATGCAGACAAACTCATGCCCAAAGTTATACCCAATTTCTTTAAAAGCTTTGAAACTATAGAGGGAGATGGAGGAGTTGGGAGTGTCACGCTTGTTACTTTTGCAGAAG GAAGTGATATGAAGCCGGCAAAGCACAAGATTGTAGAATTGGACGAGGAAAATCATGTGTTCAAGTACAATTTGATCGAAGGTGGTATTTTAGGAGAAGATCTCGAATCAGTAtcctatattttaaaattcgatAAGGGTGGTGATGGTGGTTGTGTCATCAAGATTGCCTCAACATGCCACCCCAAAAAGGATGACCACGACCATGGCATAAAAGAGATCATCGAGAAAGGCAAAGAGACAAACTCAAAAGTCTTGCTAAGACACGATCCCTACCGGAGATCGTATTATGGTTCAGTTTCTCATAGACTGTGCATTGCACTGTTTACAGTACACTGA
- the LOC121796416 gene encoding dihydrolipoyl dehydrogenase 2, chloroplastic-like isoform X2: MRVIDADGNLLIYRPDTGEILGVHIFGMHAADLIHEASNAIALGTRVQDIKFAVHAHPTLSQELYKSAKPNHDNQSGK; this comes from the exons ATGAGAGTGATTGATGCAGATGGAAACCTG CTGATATACAGACCTGACACCGGTGAAATTCTTGGCGTTCACATTTTCGGGATGCACGCTGCAGACCTCATACACGAAGCATCTAATGCTATTGCACTAGGAACCAGAGTCCAG GACATAAAGTTTGCCGTTCATGCACACCCAACTTTATCCCAAGAGCTATATAAATCAGCAAAG CCCAACCACGATAATCAAAGTGGGAAATAA
- the LOC121796415 gene encoding putative late blight resistance protein homolog R1B-16, translating to MAYNLQSLITIIQRILNPEESLWIVDGNTPQLQSLLQKAESLLHILEKSSLANIPINLESRIRDVSYKAEDIIESHIVRKMLSTTRGTRLTFSTPYLQRVLQQLDSATEQVVKHVEGKAHSTGLSSSSGASSSHDLSPNVQQTMQQLQSVKLEEVDEIKMPVAVPLSSSKNNLVGVDADMLQLKDRLTNMQTKLEIIPITGMGGIGKSTLARNLYDDPLVISHFDYRGWAAISQLPNMRDILLSLLRRPNEKIDDELNGCNEDELKDILYKRLFGRKYMIVLDDIWSTKFWDEIRMYLPNNNNGSRVVITTRESHVAQYVVNSKSLHHDMQLLNKDASWDLLRQTVFGEEDCPLELQEIGTMIASECGGLPLAIHVIGGLWSKVERSKDVWEQISTDVKASIVKSDERFSNILSLSYNHLPIYLKPCFLYMGAFPEDNEIKGSRLTRLWIAEGFVKSNGDKSLEEVAKDYLNALVQRNLLVVTRERSNGEPMSYSMHDLLRDLCIRKANEEKFLHVKDSMRRVSVESSYEMDDVCASPQLMSLARSFICTNDKINISPVFGLLRLVRVLDIMGMLLEEFPQEILQLVNLRYLAINCSSRLPKGISRLHNLQTLICPHFMRYVTSELWDMYELIHIKMKGKIIQIRKIKFEIKKLQTLSTVLITPKLISCGFFEGIPNIIKLGIYYEDSPNIEVDLSHLHKLEILHCQSRLDKDGSRFLHKLRFPSNLRKLSLCSCVVFRSLLTTLCTLPNLEVLRIYKCVFEREEEEEEEAEEEQEEEEEEEEAAAEEEKEEEAEKEEEAEKEEEEEAEEEWEATEGSEFRSLLFLQLESLNLVHWKADETNFPKLRELFVLECYRLEEIPSAIGDIPTLQEISIYECGASIVASAQQILKVQQEEYGNFDLKLNIR from the coding sequence ATGGCATACAATCTTCAATCACTCATCACCATCATCCAACGAATCCTTAATCCTGAAGAATCACTTTGGATTGTTGATGGCAACACACCACAACTCCAATCCCTTCTCCAAAAAGCTGAATCTCTGCTTCACATTCTTGAAAAGTCTTCCCTCGCCAATATACCAATTAATTTGGAGAGCCGAATCAGAGATGTTTCATATAAAGCTGAAGATATTATTGAATCACACATTGTTCGAAAAATGCTTTCCACCACTCGAGGCACAAGGCTTACTTTCTCCACACCATATCTACAGAGAGTATTACAACAGCTTGATTCTGCAACGGAACAAGTTGTGAAGCATGTCGAGGGCAAGGCACACTCTACTGGCCTTTCATCATCGAGTGGCGCTTCTTCTTCGCATGATCTATCACCAAATGTGCAGCAAACAATGCAACAACTTCAATCTGTTAAGCTTGAGGAGGTGGACGAAATTAAGATGCCGGTTGCTGTACCTTTGTCGAGCTCCAAGAACAATTTGGTTGGAGTTGATGCAGATATGTTGCAGTTGAAGGATCGACTTACAAATATGCAGACCAAGCTGGAGATCATCCCTATTACTGGGATGGGTGGCATAGGTAAGTCCACTCTTGCTCGAAATCTTTATGATGATCCACTCGTTATTTCCCACTTTGATTATCGTGGTTGGGCTGCAATTTCACAACTCCCCAATATGCGAGATATTCTGTTAAGTCTTCTTCGTCGCCCAAATGAAAAGATTGATGATGAACTAAATGGATGTAATGAAGATGAGTTGAAAGATATACTGTATAAGAGGTTGTTTGGGCGCAAATACATGATTGTGTTAGATGATATATGGAGCACCAAGTTCTGGGATGAGATAAGGATGTATCTCCCAAACAACAATAACGGGAGTCGAGTTGTGATCACGACCAGGGAATCTCATGTAGCCCAATATGTTGTAAACTCCAAGAGTTTACATCATGACATGCAACTGCTTAATAAGGATGCAAGTTGGGATCTACTTCGCCAAACTGTATTTGGAGAAGAGGATTGCCCTCTTGAATTACAAGAGATAGGAACTATGATTGCGAGTGAATGCGGTGGGCTTCCTCTTGCCATTCATGTGATAGGAGGGCTATGGTCAAAGGTCGAAAGATCAAAAGATGTGTGGGAGCAGATTTCAACAGATGTAAAAGCTTCCATAGTTAAATCAGATGAGCGGTTCTCCAATATACTCTCCTTGAGTTATAACCACTTACCCATTTACTTGAAACCGTGTTTCTTATATATGGGAGCTTTTCCAGAAGATAACGAGATTAAGGGATCTAGACTTACGAGACTATGGATAGCTGAAGGATTTGTGAAATCTAATGGTGATAAGAGTTTGGAGGAAGTGGCTAAGGATTACTTAAATGCACTCGTGCAGAGGAATCTACTTGTGGTTACACGAGAAAGGTCTAATGGGGAACCAATGAGTTACTCAATGCATGATCTTTTGAGGGATTTATGCATAAGGAAAGCTAATGAGGAGAAGTTTTTACACGTTAAGGATTCCATGCGGCGTGTAAGTGTTGAGTCATCATATGAAATGGATGATGTGTGTGCTTCACCACAATTAATGTCACTTGCCCGATCTTTTATATGCACTAATGATAAGATTAATATATCTCCTGTTTTTGGCTTATTAAGATTAGTTAGGGTGTTGGATATAATGGGTATGTTATTGGAGGAGTTCCCACAAGAAATTTTACAACTTGTGAACCTACGCTACTTAGCTATCAACTGCTCTTCGAGGTTACCTAAGGGAATATCAAGATTGCACAATCTGCAAACCTTGATTTGTCCACACTTTATGCGCTATGTGACATCTGAATTATGGGATATGTATGAGCTAATACATATTAAGATGAAGGGGAAAATAATCCAAATCAGGAAGATAAAATTTGAGATCAAGAAGCTGCAGACTCTTAGCACTGTGTTGATAACTCCTAAGTTGATTAGTTGTGGCTTTTTTGAAGGAATACCAAATATCATTAAGTTGGGAATCTATTATGAAGACTCACCAAACATTGAAGTTGATCTTAGCCATCTTCACAAGCTCGAAATATTGCATTGCCAATCTCGATTGGATAAAGATGGTAGCCGTTTTCTGCACAAACTTAGATTTCCATCTAATCTTAGAAAGTTAAGTCTTTGTAGTTGTGTAGTATTTAGGAGTTTGTTGACAACTCTGTGTACACTACCAAATCTGGAAGTGCTGAGAATATATAAATGTGTATTTgaaagagaggaagaggaagaggaagaggcaGAGGAAgagcaagaggaagaggaagaggaagaagaggcagcggcagaggaagagaaagaagaagaggcagagaaagaagaagaggcagagaaagaggaagaagaagaggcagAGGAAGAGTGGGAGGCGACAGAAGGAAGTGAATTCCGCTCACTGTTATTCCTACAGTTAGAATCCTTAAATCTGGTGCACTGGAAAGCTGATGAGACCAACTTCCCTAAACTCCGGGAGCTGTTTGTACTCGAATGCTATAGGCTAGAGGAAATCCCCAGCGCCATTGGAGATATCCCGACTCTCCAAGAAATTAGTATTTATGAATGCGGCGCTTCTATAGTGGCCTCGGCACAACAAATTCTAAAGGTGCAGCAAGAAGAGTACGGCAACTTCGACCTCAAATTGAATATACGTTAG